Sequence from the Fragaria vesca subsp. vesca linkage group LG4, FraVesHawaii_1.0, whole genome shotgun sequence genome:
CATCTTTGATGAAGAGAGATTTATATAATCATTGATGAATTTTTTTTTTTTTTGTAAAAAGAGAAGAAGGCAAAGAACATGTGGCTTCGAGGCCCCTACCATATAAAATGAGAGGAAGGATGGGAATGAATGGGACTTGAGAGGTTGGCCTAGCTAGTTTGTAGTTTTTCACAGAGAGAAAAAATGATGATGATGATGATGATGGAGTAGTGTGGTTGGAGTTACTAAAGAATCTCACATGAACGCACGAGGCCACCCAGCTGAGCCTTCTGCATAAGGGGGCCTTGCCTCAAATCCACAAGATCAATCATGGACTTGTGGGGACTTCTCCTCTTGATTTCTATACCTATGTATATTATAAGCTTATCATGATAGCCATGAAGCATTTTTGAGTTCTTTCTGCTACTTATGCATCACAGAGAAAACTACTGGTAGAATAAAATAAAGATGCAAAATATTTTCTGCTGGCTCCTTTACCTTACTAGTTGGCACCTTGTGAGCCAACCTATAACACTAATGTTTCAAGTGGTTCAATCAAAACTGACCAAAGCTTAAAGCACTTGGATTAGTTCGGAGTAGTGAGGCAGGGTAAGGAATGAGTTAGAAACTTAGGATTGACATAGTTTAAGATACAATGCTCTATGGGATTTCTCGAATAGCGAGAGCGGGTTACATTTTCTCATTAACATCAAAGAGATTTGTAACTCTAGTGGTTATGAACTTAAGGGCATTCACATTTCATGTCTCGAACTCTGGAAGTTCGAGTTTAGTATCACTAAATATGAAGTAGATGTACTTATAAAATAAAAATCAAAGCACTTTCAGACCAAGTCAGAAAGCTGGCCTGGCAAAACTTTCTAACTAGGTAAAGTCCAAAATCAACTCATGTGTGAGAAGTCTGCAGGTAACTTTAACAACTTATATAGCTGCCAAAGACGATCCATCTTAATTCTTATATAAAGCCTAGATTATGCATATCTCCCATTGTATTCTTTCTTTAACATTCTATCTGTCTCTCTTTCTCTCTTTCTCTCTTTCTCTATCTCTCTCTCTTCCCCACACGCGTGCATAGTTGCACGTACACATGCACATTCATTCTTCTGCAATCACAGCCATGATTTGGATATTATTTAAGGCAGCAAAGCTAGATTTATAGAGAAAAGAGTGTACTTCATTTCCAAAATGGAGAATTTGTTGTTGACTGTACTAATCTGTAGTGCTACTATATTCTTGTCCATAGTACTAATTCTCTACAGAAACTACCTCAAGTTTGGTTCAGTCTGTTTCATTATCGGATCATCAAAAAACAGAAGACTCTCACTTCCTTTAGGCAGTCTTGGATGGCCGTTTCTTGGTGAAACCATTGAGTTTGTGTCTTGTGCTTACTCTGATTGCCCCGAGAGTTTCGTCAATAAACGTCGCCATAGGTGAGTTCTCTACTTATTAGCAAAAGCAATTTTACTGCTTCTCATGCAGAGCATATAGATGAGGTAGCTGTTTTTTTTTTATTAGCATGTAAGTATGTAACTCATGTTTATGGTTGAACTAATATATGAATATGCTTTATTGGATTTGTTGTATACTTAACAAACAACAAACCCAATAAGCATTTTTCAGTAATGATATATCAGCTTCAAGTTTCAGCTAATTTACTTTTTGAGTGTTTATAGGTATGGGAAGGTGTTTAAATCACACATATTTGGGAGTCCAACTATTGTTTCAACAGATGCAGAAGTGAGCAAGTTTGTTCTGCAAAGTGATGCCAAGGCTTTTGTTCCATCTTATCCAAAATCTCTCACAGAGTTGATGGGAAAGTCTTCTATATTGCTCATCAATGGAAGCTTGCAAAGAAGAATCCATGGACTCATAGGAGCCTTCTTTAAGTCTTCACACCTCAAAGCTCAAATCACCAGAGACATGAAGAAGTATGTCCAAGAATCAATGGCAACTTGGAGAGATGACCTTCCCATTTTCATTCAAGATGAAACCAAAAATGTAAGTACCTCATCTGTCTCTCTCGCAGCTCTACTGAAGAGAATTTTATTCTTGAAACTTGAAATTTGCTCCGTTCATCCAAGTTCAAGATGACTTTTTTAGAAGAGTTTCTATAGACAGAAGAAAAAACAAAAGATGCCATCTCTCTTGGATGTATGTGGCTTCTTCTCTTCTATCTAGAAAAGTTTCATGGTAAAGTAAGTGCCCCATTAATCACTTGGCTAAAATTTAAACAAGCTAGTCTAGTCTTTTTCTTCCTCTCTATGTGACCAAAGGAATCATTAATGTTTTGAATTTTATCTCTGGCTTGGGTTATGAAGAATATGATTTGCTAATGAGAAAGCCAACCTGTTGTCAAGGGTGTCTCGTAATAGTTTTACTTGAATCATATTGTCTGCAGAATGAGCTTCATAATCATGATGTTTTTACATTCCTTTACAAAAGTTACCAAACTCATGTCCATTTCTGTCCCCAGATTGCATTCCAAGTACTTGTCAAGGCATTGATTAGTCTGGATCCTGGTGAAGACATGGAGTTTCTAAAGAAACAGTTCCAAGAATTCATTGCTGGCCTCATGTCAATACCCATCAATATCCCTGGAAGTAGACTATACAGATCATTACAGGCAAGTTAACTATCAACAAGGTCTTCGTTACTTTTGTTTCACTCCCTGTATCTAAGAGTGTGGATAACATTGCCCCTGCTTAAACTGCTTACTAATTCATAAAATTCTTGTAATGATGATATGTGCCAATTTAATTTCAGGCCAAGAAGAAAATGGTCAAGCTAGTGCAGAAAATTATACAAGCTAAAAAGGAGAGTGGGATCTCCAATGTTTCCAAGGATGTGGTGGATGTTTTGCTCAATGACACAAGTGATCAGTTAACAGATGATCTTATAGCAGATAACATGATTGACATGATGATACCAGGAGAGGATTCAGTACCACTACTTATGACTCTTGCAATCAAATACCTTTCAGATTCCCCCACTGCTCTTCAACAATTAACGGTACGCGAACATTCAGAAGTACTAGTACTTACAGTTGATTTTCGAACTTTTAGGCCTTACTTAAGTACCATAGATCTTCCCAGTGCTGCAGTGCATTACAGATATCAGATTCAGGAGTATCACACTGACACTTATCAAATGAAATGCCAAATTCATGGTCATTAGTCAAATATATATCCTAGTGGTACATCAGTATAAACTTATTTGGGTTAATCAGCCGCATGAATACTATTAAGTATTGACTAAACCAGCCCACTTTTGAACTTTTTGGAACTTTGTAACATTCAATTCCAACTCTTTGACTACTTTTATCAGTGCCAATTACGTTTTCCTTGTCGTTATAGTAGGTTTACATTCCACTTGTGGCTGTCATAGCCTCATAGGTCTATGGGAATGGGAAAGTGGAATTTTAAGATTTTAAGATATATGCTGCTGCATTCTGGTTCATTTGTCCTCAATATAGTAATATGTCTTCATCATCATGATGAAATTAAGGAGCAATATGACAATAATAGTATACAGATAGAATCATACTTGTTCTAATCTGCTAGAGGAAAAAAAAAAAAAAAACTAAACAATCCCACTTTGATCAGTACCCCAAATGTTATAATTATTTTGGATGTGTGGAAACCTACTGTATGGTCTTTGAACAACTGAAACCTTGATGAACTCAGAAAGAGAACATGGAGTTCAAAACAATCAAAGAGCAGCTTGGAGAGCCATTGTGTTGGAGTGATTACTTATCCTTACCATTTACACAAAATGTAAGTAAATTATTTATAGAGACCTGAAATGAACAGTCTTGCAAAACTTATCAATTATGTAATATGTTCTTTACACAATTACACTTAAAAATCTGTTAACAGGTGATTACAGAAACTCTAAGAATGGGTAACATCATAAATGGGGTGATGAGGAAGGCCATGAAAGATGTTGAGATCAAAGGTTATCAAATACCAAAGGGGTGGTGTGTCTTCACATACTTCAGATCAGTTCATCTTGATGAGAATAACTATGATGGGGCTTATGACTTCAATCCATGGAGGTGGCAAGTAAGGATTAGTTGATCACCAGTTCACCACACAATATATCTTTAATCTTTTCTTAATTTTTTCTTTGATTTTTGAGTAATGTATTGACTTGATCCTCGAGGGTACTGATCTTCAGGAAAAAGACATAAGCAGCTGTAACTTCACTCCTTTTGGAGGTGGACAAAGACTTTGTCCTGGGCTTGACCTGGCTAGGCTTGAAGCTTCTATCTTCCTACACCACTTCATCACTCAATTCAGGTATACAGAGAAGTATCAGAAATGACTCAAGCTTCTAGTCTTCTTAATTTGGTTAATTAATTAACAAAATTTTAAATGTGTTCAGCCTTTTTTCTGGTGTTCACCTTTGAATACTAAAGATACTTCCAACCTTCTTTGCTATCAGCAAAATGTGATTGGCTTCAGACATGGACACCCATGTGTGAGCAAAAGACAGAATGCAGGTGCCCTAATTCTGAGGAAACAGATGATGTTCCCTAGACCTTACTCCCAAGTTTTAGTGCCCATGCATGTGGTTCACCAAATTGATTGATTTTCAATGTCACTCAATATGAGGGTCACCTCTTCCCATGCATTACATATCAAATTCCCCATACCCAAGGGAACTGAGAGGAGCATGTTTTCTTATCCCTCAATTTGTCTAGTTTTTTGTCAAACCACTTCACTTGGCTTTGAAGTTTGCAAGATTCATTTCTATACAATATTAGACTAGTAATTGTTTCAAATATTAACCAAGGGTTAAATTCAGCACCAAGTTTTCTAATTTCAAAATTGCTCTTCTCCCATGAATACCAAGAAAAAGCATTTGAATCTGTTTTTATTTTTCTTCTTTTCCTGCTTCTCACAATACTTTACAAGAGTCGAGAGGTGAATATTGAATTTCCTTGTGTATTATGCAGTTGGGTGGCTGACGATGACACAATTGTAAACTTCCCCACTGTAAGAATGAAGAGGAGGATGCCAATCTGGGTCGAAAGGAAGTTGAATAGTACTAAAGAAACAAAAGTTTAGGTAACTTGTACACAAAGGTACGAAACAATCAGACATGAAAAGACAGAAAAAAGAGGCCCTTGCTAGCGCACACGGGTGGGAGTGCATCACAAGCTGACTCATTTTTTGTCCTCTTTGATAGTGTTCATGACTTCATGCATGCACATACAGACCAAAATATAAAGCAATATATGATATTTGAAACCACATGATTTTTTCACTATTCTTATCCCTCTACCTTTTTACCTTCCATTTGCAAATGTTATAAATGACTTTGATTTTTCTTTTTTAACAATAAATAAATAATTTCATTATTTATTTATAACCAGAAGACACGTACATCAATCATCGTGCGTCAATTTTTATTTAACACATGCTAACAAATTAATTGACAGGTAACCCTCAGTACAAACATATAGGCTCAATTATTGAACTTACACAAAAGAACAATCACCTCCCTATCTACTTCCCTTGAAAGATAGAACTAGTCGCCTAAAAACCGTAGTTGGTGTACAACTAAAAATACTATAAATTAAATAATAAAAAGAGAGAGTTCACTTGCTAGGCAAAAGAAGGAAAGCCCAGAGCTTTTTGCCCTTGTCGAAGAGCACATACCAACCTTCCTACTAGCAGGGACGCTTGGTGGTAGTATGTCAAACATCTTGCTAGGCCGCATCTTCTTGTTCCTGATTCGCTGCTTCGCGGCGGAGGTACACCATTCCTTTAATGGGTCACATAACCACCAACTGGAACCTCCACAAGTTCCCTAAGGTAAAGAGGAGAGGACTCGAGAGCAAGCTGTAGTACCTCGAAACTTAGCACAAATTATATAGCACA
This genomic interval carries:
- the LOC101297721 gene encoding 3-epi-6-deoxocathasterone 23-monooxygenase-like yields the protein MENLLLTVLICSATIFLSIVLILYRNYLKFGSVCFIIGSSKNRRLSLPLGSLGWPFLGETIEFVSCAYSDCPESFVNKRRHRYGKVFKSHIFGSPTIVSTDAEVSKFVLQSDAKAFVPSYPKSLTELMGKSSILLINGSLQRRIHGLIGAFFKSSHLKAQITRDMKKYVQESMATWRDDLPIFIQDETKNIAFQVLVKALISLDPGEDMEFLKKQFQEFIAGLMSIPINIPGSRLYRSLQAKKKMVKLVQKIIQAKKESGISNVSKDVVDVLLNDTSDQLTDDLIADNMIDMMIPGEDSVPLLMTLAIKYLSDSPTALQQLTKENMEFKTIKEQLGEPLCWSDYLSLPFTQNVITETLRMGNIINGVMRKAMKDVEIKGYQIPKGWCVFTYFRSVHLDENNYDGAYDFNPWRWQEKDISSCNFTPFGGGQRLCPGLDLARLEASIFLHHFITQFSWVADDDTIVNFPTVRMKRRMPIWVERKLNSTKETKV